One segment of Nostoc flagelliforme CCNUN1 DNA contains the following:
- a CDS encoding sigma-70 factor domain-containing protein, with amino-acid sequence MSSPSSDMVRIYLQEIGQYPLLKPEEEIAYGRQVQEMIRIKESME; translated from the coding sequence ATGTCCAGCCCCAGTTCCGACATGGTTCGCATCTATTTACAGGAAATTGGTCAGTATCCTTTATTAAAGCCAGAGGAAGAAATTGCTTATGGTAGACAGGTACAAGAAATGATTCGTATCAAGGAAAGTATGGAATGA